DNA sequence from the Sneathiella sp. P13V-1 genome:
GTTGAAGATACATCACGCCGCTTGTCTATGGCAACAGAGGGTGACCTGCCAGCAAAACCGCTGGAAGTTCTCTTGCGGCTGAACTCGCTCAGTTTCGACCAGACCACCATCCTTAAAGATATTTCTCTGGATTTACCTGCAGGGAAATTCACATGCCTGTTAGGCCCAAGCGGTGTTGGCAAAAGCTCTATCCTTCGTATCCTGAGCAATTCTCTTGAGGGGATTGCTGAATACAAGATTGAGACTTCTGATGACCTTCCTCTTAAGGGGCGCGTTGCCTATATGGCGCAAAAAGACCTCCTTCTTCCATGGTCGGATTGTCTACAAAATGTCATTATTGGAGAGAAATTAAGGGGAAAGATTGCAAATCTTGCCAAAGCAAAAGAACTGCTGAATGACGTTGGTTTATCGGATGCAATAAGTAAAAAGCCTGATGAATTATCAGGCGGCATGCGACAGCGCGTAGCTTTGGCCAGAACATTAA
Encoded proteins:
- a CDS encoding ABC transporter ATP-binding protein; this translates as MVVEDTSRRLSMATEGDLPAKPLEVLLRLNSLSFDQTTILKDISLDLPAGKFTCLLGPSGVGKSSILRILSNSLEGIAEYKIETSDDLPLKGRVAYMAQKDLLLPWSDCLQNVIIGEKLRGKIANLAKAKELLNDVGLSDAISKKPDELSGGMRQRVALARTLMEDAPLVLLDEPFSALDAISRHDLQNLTAKKLSGRTVLMITHDPLEALRMGHQVLVLAGRNPKLFKIDGLSETTPREVSDADLQQAYAEILSIIGMEKT